In Paenibacillus sp. FSL M7-0420, a single genomic region encodes these proteins:
- a CDS encoding DUF1835 domain-containing protein, translating to MLAIKKAVSTLRDEEVKSYLTQLLAGIGELKEQSELLEERMAEPVARLIDQYSSLMSLPAQRAFWDPAPDSTHVHILCGDSFGGSVKQVLKEFGWTDTHKLIILRENYAIGPLDQLDTPVGRKLRSEWFRQNITENYNVSYDCEEEYTELLDNLEQIPEQAKVVIWTGSNASEQAGLRLTVHLLANRQNEIVVLNAGAICEELFNWPDAFINFCHSGEIPSDKLREALLRIGDASRLTAADIMRLAREWQQIAEQCGALRIWQEDALLEVPADYYDGYLLEKLDSLTPPPGEDGFLKSARLVGEALGYCEQYVGDTYFEHRVRELIYSGVLEIKGVPTAMRFYSIRRKKG from the coding sequence ATGCTGGCGATTAAAAAGGCAGTAAGTACCTTGCGGGATGAGGAAGTAAAGTCGTACTTGACGCAGCTTCTGGCGGGAATTGGCGAGTTGAAGGAGCAGAGCGAACTGCTGGAGGAGCGCATGGCGGAGCCGGTTGCTAGATTGATTGACCAGTACTCATCACTGATGAGTCTTCCGGCACAGCGTGCCTTCTGGGACCCTGCACCTGACAGTACCCATGTTCATATTCTCTGCGGCGACTCCTTCGGAGGCAGTGTGAAGCAGGTGCTTAAAGAATTTGGCTGGACGGATACCCATAAGCTGATTATCCTGCGGGAGAATTATGCTATAGGTCCGCTGGATCAGTTGGATACGCCAGTAGGGAGGAAACTGCGCAGCGAATGGTTCCGCCAAAATATAACGGAAAATTATAATGTCTCATATGATTGTGAAGAAGAGTATACGGAGCTGCTGGACAATCTGGAGCAGATTCCCGAACAGGCCAAGGTTGTGATCTGGACCGGGAGCAATGCATCCGAGCAGGCAGGGCTGCGTCTTACGGTCCATTTGCTGGCGAACAGACAGAATGAGATTGTAGTGCTTAATGCCGGGGCCATCTGTGAGGAGCTGTTCAACTGGCCGGATGCTTTCATTAACTTCTGCCATTCCGGTGAGATTCCGTCAGACAAGCTCCGGGAAGCGCTTCTGCGGATCGGTGACGCCAGCAGGCTGACTGCTGCGGATATCATGCGGCTGGCCCGGGAATGGCAGCAGATCGCAGAGCAGTGCGGGGCTCTGCGAATCTGGCAAGAGGACGCCCTCCTGGAGGTGCCTGCCGATTATTATGATGGCTATCTGCTGGAAAAGCTGGATTCACTGACACCCCCGCCAGGAGAAGACGGATTCCTGAAATCAGCCCGGCTGGTCGGAGAGGCGCTCGGATACTGTGAGCAGTATGTCGGTGATACTTATTTCGAGCATAGGGTGAGGGAGTTGATCTACAGCGGGGTACTGGAGATCAAGGGCGTTCCCACAGCGATGAGATTCTATAGCATCCGGCGCAAGAAAGGGTAA
- a CDS encoding copper amine oxidase N-terminal domain-containing protein, producing the protein MKTGKKVWTALLAAGLSFAMLTGVNPGKVEAAAKKYPALLKINDYYVLYTAPKAPYVDSNYRTMIPLRSISELMGAKVSYDAKARTAAIEKDSVTVKFTIGSKSVSVNGVAGSMDTVPVMEQNSMFIPVSVLAGRLGIVSKWDQANQLYTLTGETLMQTDIIKLSLEDNENGPFTSPPGKIISNDAFRPVSYTFDPAKGSFTVKAKNITGKDVPEGAADVAAYILYDELIQLPPQERERPAVRKDGTIEVTVKTETPSTPAYLLVKGRLLDRSGN; encoded by the coding sequence ATGAAGACAGGTAAAAAAGTGTGGACAGCCTTACTGGCTGCGGGATTGAGCTTCGCCATGTTGACGGGTGTGAATCCGGGGAAGGTAGAGGCGGCGGCTAAGAAATACCCTGCGCTTCTGAAAATCAACGATTATTATGTGCTCTATACAGCACCAAAGGCGCCATATGTGGATTCCAACTACCGAACGATGATCCCGCTTCGCTCCATTAGCGAGCTGATGGGGGCGAAGGTCAGCTATGATGCCAAGGCTAGAACGGCTGCCATCGAAAAGGATAGTGTAACGGTTAAGTTCACCATTGGTTCCAAATCTGTTTCGGTTAACGGGGTTGCCGGATCGATGGACACGGTTCCGGTGATGGAGCAGAATTCAATGTTCATCCCGGTCAGTGTGCTGGCCGGACGTCTGGGTATTGTGAGCAAATGGGATCAGGCGAATCAACTATACACTCTGACGGGTGAAACCCTGATGCAGACGGATATCATCAAGCTTTCTTTAGAGGACAATGAGAACGGACCCTTCACTTCCCCACCGGGGAAGATCATTAGCAACGATGCGTTCCGGCCAGTTTCTTACACCTTTGACCCTGCAAAAGGCAGCTTCACGGTGAAGGCAAAGAATATAACAGGTAAGGATGTACCTGAAGGGGCGGCGGATGTTGCCGCGTATATACTTTATGATGAACTAATTCAATTGCCGCCGCAGGAACGGGAAAGACCGGCTGTGCGTAAGGATGGAACGATTGAGGTTACCGTTAAAACCGAAACACCGAGTACTCCAGCTTATTTACTTGTAAAAGGGCGCCTGCTCGACCGTTCCGGAAATTAA
- a CDS encoding ABC transporter substrate-binding protein, whose product MKLHSQFLKLHSQHGGPAEISVTLDELALTLGCTHRNALHVIRKMADLGWITWTPSRGRGRRSKLVFLAAAEDIALESMKQAISSKDISSALEGIRGHARTSSLQDTLQGWLLAYFGHHAEVHSDKRIDTLRLPVTQQLQTFDPLYMNLLAESFVSSHVFDGLVGRSGERGKVIPGLAHAWETDGSRTAWTFHLRKEVLFHHGKVLTAEDVVYSFERMMSTSQRMLYSYIVKEIQEVQALNASTVRILLKKPNELFLPFLCTSRAAIVPRDLESIGENLFGRRPAGTGPFKVVEMNEDTCVLEVFPYYFQGRAHLDRVEIIYVPWSLDREPSETGSAFHVIPNPSASGADSLSRIHSESYVRKFVTCNTKKKGPLSDPLLRAELLSCLHEAPRVPFRHFAAPPAEVLQIATIPQYAGDAEYIAARLTQHGYACKVLSVSPEEFKGPIRLKSDLIVFSLLRDQDEQLRLYDLYLTLSQHIEPRTRAGIEGRLRQISREPDAAVRAEGFRVIEDTLTRDHQLHILYERPAETAYLPSVRGVTFNSQGWVDLRHLWFPPEL is encoded by the coding sequence ATGAAGCTGCACAGTCAGTTCCTGAAGCTGCATTCGCAGCATGGAGGTCCGGCCGAGATCTCCGTCACCCTGGACGAGCTGGCCTTGACCCTTGGCTGCACCCACCGCAATGCACTGCATGTGATCCGCAAAATGGCCGATCTCGGCTGGATCACCTGGACCCCCAGCCGGGGGAGGGGGCGGCGCTCCAAGCTGGTGTTCCTCGCAGCGGCCGAGGACATTGCCCTGGAATCCATGAAGCAGGCGATAAGCAGCAAGGATATCAGCAGTGCGCTGGAGGGCATACGCGGACATGCCCGCACCTCATCGCTGCAGGACACACTGCAAGGCTGGCTGCTGGCTTACTTCGGGCATCATGCCGAGGTGCACAGCGACAAGCGGATCGATACGCTGCGGCTGCCGGTCACCCAGCAGCTCCAGACCTTCGATCCGCTCTATATGAATTTGCTGGCGGAGTCATTCGTCTCCAGCCATGTTTTTGACGGGCTGGTCGGCCGCAGCGGTGAACGCGGCAAGGTGATCCCCGGCCTGGCCCATGCCTGGGAGACAGACGGGAGCCGGACCGCCTGGACTTTTCATCTGCGCAAGGAGGTCTTGTTCCATCACGGTAAGGTATTGACCGCCGAGGATGTCGTCTACTCGTTCGAACGGATGATGTCTACCTCGCAGCGCATGCTGTACAGCTATATTGTCAAGGAGATTCAGGAGGTCCAGGCCTTGAATGCCTCTACCGTCCGCATACTGCTGAAGAAGCCGAATGAGCTCTTCCTTCCCTTCCTCTGCACCAGCCGGGCGGCGATTGTGCCCCGCGATCTGGAGTCTATTGGAGAGAATCTGTTTGGACGCAGGCCGGCGGGCACCGGACCGTTCAAGGTCGTAGAGATGAATGAGGATACCTGTGTGCTGGAGGTGTTCCCTTATTACTTCCAGGGGCGGGCCCATCTGGACCGTGTGGAGATCATCTATGTCCCGTGGAGCCTTGACCGGGAGCCCTCAGAGACCGGCTCTGCCTTCCATGTCATCCCGAATCCGTCAGCGTCGGGCGCAGACTCTCTAAGCAGAATCCACTCTGAGTCCTATGTCCGCAAATTCGTAACGTGCAACACGAAGAAAAAGGGACCGCTAAGCGATCCCCTTCTCCGTGCCGAACTGCTGTCCTGTCTGCATGAAGCTCCGAGAGTGCCCTTCCGGCATTTCGCAGCGCCTCCGGCTGAAGTCTTGCAGATTGCCACGATCCCGCAATACGCCGGGGATGCCGAATACATCGCCGCAAGACTAACGCAGCATGGATATGCCTGCAAGGTGTTATCCGTGTCGCCGGAGGAATTCAAAGGTCCGATCCGCCTGAAGTCTGACCTGATCGTCTTCTCGCTGCTCCGCGACCAGGACGAGCAGCTCCGGCTGTACGACCTGTATCTGACCCTCTCGCAGCATATCGAACCACGCACCCGTGCGGGCATTGAGGGCAGACTGCGCCAGATCTCGCGGGAGCCTGACGCCGCCGTTCGGGCGGAAGGCTTCCGGGTGATCGAGGATACTCTAACCCGTGACCACCAGCTGCATATTCTCTACGAACGGCCTGCCGAGACCGCCTATCTGCCCTCCGTGCGCGGGGTGACCTTCAACAGCCAGGGCTGGGTCGATCTGCGCCATCTGTGGTTTCCGCCGGAGCTGTAG
- a CDS encoding DUF4153 domain-containing protein: MDEQTVSKPGLGRVALLAAFLLAIVHQYLFYGKMPGISYPIFVVLFYAFMLYFAKERLRKQNGFSYVWMASIFLLSLTYMLFGNWFFFALNFVAIPVLILLHMTYMLSYRKPAWSGLALIGAALEHLFPQSLRNWATAMRLLRRGKGGIPNERKQVLMRVLIGLLISVPLLLIVISLLSTADGVFSQLLEALPGIFDNISLGDWIFRGLWVLLLGLGMFGFVWGFVQSKSYIRTPLISEFDAMGQKLEAAEAGEDSIGLDDPVIITTVLTAINAVYMLFVSVQFSYLFGAWDGILPENSTYADYARSGFLELILVTSINFAILLLSLLAVRKAGGILKRVIQLLLYILVLCSMVMLYSAYSRLTLYEEAYGYTYIRFLVHAFMIFLGLLLVLAAVRISREPFPLLKCYIVLGLLSYVLMNYIGMDHIIAKQNIHRYEVSGTLDAGYLAGLSADVVPELIEFSKQEKGILDEALRSRLSESNQPKLSWPSFNLANHRERRALEDYFAGEVTQK; this comes from the coding sequence ATGGACGAACAAACGGTATCCAAACCGGGGCTTGGGCGTGTAGCCTTATTGGCCGCATTTCTGCTTGCGATTGTGCATCAGTACCTGTTCTACGGCAAAATGCCGGGGATCTCTTACCCGATTTTTGTGGTCTTATTTTATGCTTTTATGCTCTATTTCGCCAAGGAGCGGCTGCGCAAGCAGAACGGGTTCAGCTATGTTTGGATGGCTTCCATTTTTCTGCTGTCCCTGACCTATATGCTGTTCGGCAACTGGTTTTTCTTTGCCCTTAATTTCGTTGCTATTCCGGTGCTCATTCTATTACATATGACGTATATGCTTAGTTACCGTAAGCCCGCCTGGAGCGGACTCGCGCTGATCGGCGCGGCGCTTGAGCATCTGTTCCCGCAAAGTCTGCGCAACTGGGCCACGGCAATGAGGCTGCTGCGCCGGGGCAAAGGCGGGATACCGAATGAACGCAAGCAGGTATTGATGCGGGTGCTGATCGGTCTGCTGATTTCCGTACCGCTGCTGCTGATTGTGATCTCGCTGCTCTCTACGGCGGACGGAGTGTTCAGTCAGCTGCTGGAAGCACTCCCGGGGATTTTTGACAATATTTCACTGGGGGACTGGATCTTCCGGGGCCTGTGGGTTCTGCTGCTCGGGCTGGGCATGTTCGGCTTCGTCTGGGGGTTCGTACAGAGTAAATCCTATATCCGCACTCCTCTGATCAGTGAGTTTGATGCGATGGGACAGAAGCTGGAAGCGGCTGAAGCAGGGGAGGATAGTATCGGTCTTGATGACCCGGTCATAATCACTACCGTGCTGACTGCAATCAATGCGGTGTACATGCTGTTTGTGAGTGTCCAGTTCTCGTATCTGTTCGGAGCCTGGGATGGTATTCTGCCGGAGAATAGTACGTATGCAGACTATGCGCGGAGCGGTTTTCTGGAGCTGATTCTGGTCACATCCATTAACTTCGCGATCTTGCTGCTGTCCTTGCTGGCCGTGCGCAAAGCGGGTGGTATCCTGAAGCGGGTAATTCAGCTCCTGCTGTATATTCTGGTGTTATGCTCCATGGTCATGCTGTATTCTGCATACTCGCGGCTGACTCTGTATGAAGAGGCGTACGGTTACACCTACATCCGGTTCCTGGTGCATGCCTTCATGATCTTCCTCGGTTTGCTGCTGGTGCTGGCGGCCGTGCGGATTAGCCGGGAACCGTTCCCGCTTCTCAAATGCTACATCGTGCTCGGTCTGCTCTCTTACGTGCTGATGAACTATATAGGGATGGATCATATCATTGCGAAGCAGAATATCCACCGTTACGAAGTAAGCGGGACGCTGGATGCCGGTTATCTGGCCGGTCTCTCCGCAGATGTAGTTCCCGAGCTGATCGAATTCAGCAAGCAGGAGAAGGGCATTCTGGACGAGGCGCTGCGCAGCAGACTGTCTGAAAGCAATCAGCCTAAGCTGAGCTGGCCTTCGTTCAATCTGGCGAATCACCGGGAGCGTAGAGCGCTTGAGGACTATTTTGCCGGAGAGGTAACGCAGAAATAG
- a CDS encoding Crp/Fnr family transcriptional regulator, which yields MQSIINPEAVRSLTEQNGLTAMFSSSAIAQMELRRYGGGEAVCSVGDRLEHMFFLMQGKLKIHTLLPNGKSMLVRFARPMSVIGDVELLRQYPVKNEVVSVGDSLLLVAGRKLLLREIEDNTALLRFLVGELSHKMYTLGQTSAMNVLYPVENRFASYLMSLFADNTGAQRVEEIRTSTLTETADLLGTSYRHLNRVVRRLIEDGIIERRNGRLIVRDEERLAMLANGNLYD from the coding sequence ATGCAATCGATTATAAATCCGGAGGCGGTTCGAAGCCTTACCGAGCAGAATGGGCTCACAGCCATGTTCAGCAGCAGCGCCATTGCCCAGATGGAGCTTCGGCGTTACGGCGGCGGGGAGGCGGTCTGCTCGGTGGGCGACCGGCTGGAGCATATGTTTTTCCTGATGCAGGGGAAGCTGAAGATTCATACGCTGCTGCCCAACGGCAAGTCGATGCTGGTCCGGTTCGCCCGGCCGATGTCGGTGATCGGGGATGTGGAGCTGCTGCGCCAGTATCCCGTCAAGAATGAGGTTGTCTCTGTGGGGGACAGTCTGCTGCTTGTCGCCGGAAGAAAGCTGCTGCTCCGGGAGATTGAAGATAATACAGCGCTGCTGCGCTTCCTGGTAGGAGAGCTGAGCCACAAAATGTACACGCTCGGCCAGACCTCTGCCATGAATGTGCTCTATCCGGTGGAGAACCGGTTCGCCAGCTACCTGATGTCGCTGTTCGCGGACAACACGGGCGCCCAGCGCGTAGAAGAGATTCGCACCTCCACGCTGACTGAGACCGCCGATCTGCTGGGCACCAGCTACCGGCATCTGAACCGGGTGGTGCGCCGCCTCATTGAAGACGGGATTATTGAACGCAGGAACGGCCGGCTGATTGTGCGGGATGAGGAGCGGCTGGCAATGCTTGCGAACGGGAACTTGTACGATTGA
- a CDS encoding DinB family protein → MQTLFRYNWQVREEWYQWCGELPEEELVKTRIGGVGGILQTLVHIVDVELSWVRDMEGKPDIRLDFTEYNTLQKIREVDARFRPEVESFVVAWNEGLERRILREDKPDGQVIQHRWGEVMRHVAAHEIHHIGQLSIWSRELGRKPVSPNLVGRGLATYLPGTE, encoded by the coding sequence ATGCAAACCTTATTTCGTTATAACTGGCAGGTCCGCGAGGAATGGTATCAATGGTGCGGGGAGCTGCCGGAAGAAGAGCTGGTGAAGACACGCATTGGCGGAGTGGGCGGAATCCTGCAGACGCTGGTGCATATAGTGGATGTGGAATTAAGCTGGGTCCGGGATATGGAAGGGAAGCCGGATATCCGATTAGACTTCACGGAGTACAATACTTTGCAGAAAATCAGAGAGGTGGACGCACGCTTCAGGCCTGAGGTGGAGTCCTTCGTAGTGGCTTGGAATGAGGGATTGGAACGGAGGATTCTAAGGGAGGATAAGCCGGATGGGCAGGTTATCCAGCATAGATGGGGCGAAGTGATGCGCCATGTTGCCGCGCATGAGATTCATCACATCGGCCAGCTCTCCATCTGGTCAAGGGAACTCGGCCGGAAGCCAGTCTCGCCTAATCTGGTGGGCAGAGGTCTGGCTACGTACTTACCCGGTACAGAATAA